In one Alnus glutinosa chromosome 14, dhAlnGlut1.1, whole genome shotgun sequence genomic region, the following are encoded:
- the LOC133856613 gene encoding homeobox-leucine zipper protein ATHB-6-like, with protein MKRLGSSDSLGALMSICPTTEEHSPRNNHVYSRDFHSLLDGLDEEGCVEESGHIAEKKRRLSVDQVKALEKNFEVENKLEPERKVKLAQELGLQPRQVAVWFQNRRARWKTKQLERDYGVLKSSYEALKLNHDALQHDNDALVKEIAELKAKLQEENTVSNLSVKEEIVGPESDNKLIEQSKAAPDTPPLTASEPKDLNFCFNQSLGASLFTVDHFKDGSSDSDSSAILNEDNSPNAAISSSGVLQNQQLLMSPGSSSLKFNCSSSSPPPPPPPISCFQFQKTFPAQFVKMEEHNFFSAEETCNIFSDEQAPSLQWYCPDQWT; from the exons ATGAAGAGACTTGGCAGCTCGGACTCCTTGGGTGCTTTGATGTCCATCTGCCCTACTACAG AGGAACACAGTCCGAGAAACAACCATGTCTACAGCCGGGATTTCCACTCCTTGTTGGACGGCTTAGATGAAGAAGGTTGTGTCGAAGAATCCGGCCACATAGCCGAGAAAAAGCGTCGATTAAGCGTCGACCAAGTCAAGGCCTTGGAGAAGAACTTCGAGGTCGAAAACAAGCTCGAACCGGAGAGAAAAGTGAAGCTGGCCCAAGAACTTGGTTTGCAACCAAGACAAGTAGCTGTTTGGTTCCAAAACCGCCGTGCCCGGTGGAAAACCAAGCAATTGGAGAGAGACTACGGCGTTCTCAAATCCAGTTACGAAGCTCTCAAGCTCAACCACGATGCCCTCCAACACGACAATGATGCTCTTGTCAAAGAG ATAGCGGAATTGAAAGCAAAGCTCCAAGAAGAAAACACTGTGAGCAACCTTTCAGTGAAGGAAGAGATAGTCGGGCCGGAATCAGATAACAAACTGATCGAACAGAGCAAAGCAGCTCCAGACACTCCTCCTCTAACTGCATCTGAACCCAAGGACTTGAACTTTTGCTTCAACCAATCACTCGGAGCCTCACTCTTCACGGTGGATCACTTCAAAGATGGCTCATCGGACAGCGACTCGAGCGCGATCTTGAACGAGGATAACAGCCCGAACGCTGCGATTTCTTCATCTGGGGTGCTTCAAAATCAGCAGCTCTTGATGTCCCCGGGCTCGTCTTCCCTCAAGTTCAATTGCTCGTCCTCGTCGCCGCCTCCGCCTCCGCCGCCGATTAGCTGCTTCCAGTTTCAGAAAACGTTCCCAGCACAGTTTGTGAAAATGGAGGAGCACAATTTCTTCAGCGCAGAGGAGACGTGCAATATCTTCTCGGATGAGCAAGCTCCGAGCCTTCAATGGTACTGTCCTGACCAGTGGACCTAA